The Thermodesulfobacteriota bacterium genome has a window encoding:
- a CDS encoding amidohydrolase family protein, which yields MGDMLIKNIGMVFTGDIEKPLIDKKCSIVIESGKIKKIIFEDIQYEGLTVDARGMTVCPGFIDSHSHPVFGDYTPRQNQIGFIESSLHGGVTSMISAGEVHLPGRPVDPDGVKALAVLARKSFERLRPSGVKVYGGALILEKGLKEEDFRELRDKGVWLVGEIGLGSVKTASEAKEMVEWAKKYGMKVLMHVGGTSIPGSSTVSCEDVLIVKPHVCCHLNGGPTSIAFSEAKKIIDETDCAIEIVHCGNFYTAFQIANYMKEKNSLNRLILGNDAPSGTGVIPLGIWRMVNFLSSLCGIPAEIAVSFATGNTQKVFGLTHGMIKEGMDADIQIIDAPMGSQGKDAKSAIEAGDIPGIAMVIVDGQIRVKPSRNTPPPATIM from the coding sequence ATGGGGGATATGCTCATAAAAAATATCGGGATGGTTTTTACAGGCGACATCGAAAAGCCATTAATAGATAAGAAGTGCTCGATCGTTATAGAATCCGGAAAGATAAAAAAGATAATTTTTGAAGATATCCAATACGAAGGCCTAACAGTAGACGCCCGTGGTATGACTGTATGTCCGGGATTCATAGACTCCCATTCTCACCCCGTCTTTGGAGATTATACCCCGCGCCAAAACCAGATAGGCTTCATAGAAAGCTCCCTTCATGGAGGAGTCACTTCAATGATCTCTGCGGGAGAGGTTCATCTTCCAGGACGACCAGTAGATCCGGACGGAGTCAAAGCTTTAGCAGTCCTTGCACGGAAATCTTTTGAAAGGTTAAGACCTTCTGGTGTTAAGGTTTACGGTGGCGCCTTGATTCTGGAAAAAGGCTTAAAGGAAGAAGATTTCCGGGAGCTAAGAGATAAGGGGGTCTGGCTTGTTGGAGAGATCGGCCTTGGCAGTGTGAAGACGGCAAGTGAAGCAAAGGAGATGGTGGAATGGGCGAAAAAGTACGGAATGAAGGTTCTTATGCATGTTGGCGGAACTTCTATTCCGGGAAGTTCAACAGTAAGTTGCGAAGATGTGCTAATCGTCAAACCACATGTGTGCTGCCATCTAAACGGGGGTCCAACAAGTATTGCTTTCTCAGAGGCAAAAAAGATCATCGATGAGACAGACTGTGCGATAGAGATAGTACATTGCGGGAATTTTTACACTGCGTTCCAAATAGCGAATTATATGAAAGAGAAAAACTCCCTAAATCGACTCATTCTAGGAAACGATGCACCATCGGGAACAGGTGTAATTCCATTAGGAATATGGCGTATGGTCAACTTTCTTTCTTCCCTTTGCGGAATACCGGCAGAGATAGCTGTCTCGTTCGCAACGGGAAACACACAGAAAGTCTTCGGGCTCACCCACGGCATGATAAAGGAAGGGATGGATGCTGACATCCAGATAATAGATGCCCCAATGGGCTCCCAGGGTAAAGATGCAAAAAGCGCAATAGAAGCGGGTGATATACCAGGCATCGCAATGGTTATAGTAGATGGGCAAATAAGGGTAAAGCCGAGCAGAAACACGCCACCACCTGCAACAATAATGTGA
- a CDS encoding xanthine dehydrogenase family protein molybdopterin-binding subunit yields the protein MPIEKQIEKIDAYAKVKGEARYAADFYMEGLIYGAILRSKRPHALIKKIDTRKAESLDGILRIIQAKDVPGENSFGIIRKDQPLLCDKKVRFVGDAILIVLAEKESLARKAVDLIDVEYEDLEVINDPLVAERSSTLIHESGNLLTEKFVIKGDVDLGFDASDIIVERTYKTTWLDHAYLEPEAAFGFMDEKGRIVIYSSTQNVHYKRKEISRILKIPEEKIRIIQAETGGGFGGKLDMTVEGYVALSVFHTGRPVLIRYTREESFLVNTKRHPLIITYKTGAKKDGTLQAVKVDIVGDTGAYASYGETVCLRAAIHATGPYEVPNVYVRSRMFYTNNQISGAMRGFGVPQVAFAHESQMDILAEQLSIDPLYIRMKNGLRKGSKTATSQVLESSVGYLETLKRIEPIWTARNRKKNRGFGLGSMFYGIGNTGIPNPSFSVLRLSEDGKIILYTGACDIGQGSNTVFLQVLCEVIGIEPTDVEIVHADTDFTKDAGSTSASRQTYISGRATYNAALKLREFLEAEGFYRGRSLKEIARKHKESGSFVFEGFFDPPTTPLDPQTSAGKPYATYAYATHMTEVEVDSAVGYVKVIKVYAAHDVGCVINKEGVKGQICGGIAMGIGFALMEEYVPQRTRSFSDYYIPTSLDMPEVEIFLVEDEEPTGPFGAKGVGEPALIPQAASIVNAIYDATGIRPYELPCDIERLKLLMEKKGGA from the coding sequence ATGCCCATCGAAAAGCAAATAGAAAAAATAGATGCCTACGCTAAAGTGAAAGGAGAGGCAAGATACGCAGCCGATTTTTACATGGAAGGTCTGATCTACGGTGCCATTCTACGAAGCAAAAGACCCCACGCGTTGATAAAAAAAATAGATACAAGGAAAGCAGAATCATTAGACGGAATCTTGCGAATCATCCAAGCCAAGGATGTCCCTGGAGAAAATTCATTTGGAATAATTAGGAAGGATCAGCCTTTGCTCTGCGATAAAAAAGTAAGATTTGTGGGAGATGCGATACTCATAGTTCTCGCAGAAAAGGAATCTTTAGCCAGGAAAGCAGTTGATCTTATAGATGTAGAGTACGAGGATCTAGAGGTGATAAATGATCCACTTGTGGCAGAGAGATCTTCAACTTTGATCCATGAAAGCGGAAATCTTCTCACAGAGAAGTTTGTGATAAAGGGTGATGTTGATTTAGGTTTCGATGCTTCCGACATAATTGTCGAAAGGACTTACAAAACAACTTGGCTAGATCACGCCTATCTCGAACCCGAGGCAGCATTCGGCTTTATGGACGAGAAAGGAAGAATAGTAATCTACTCCTCCACTCAGAACGTCCACTACAAAAGAAAAGAGATCTCAAGGATTCTAAAGATTCCGGAAGAGAAAATAAGAATTATCCAGGCCGAGACGGGGGGTGGTTTCGGAGGAAAACTCGACATGACTGTGGAAGGTTACGTCGCCCTCTCCGTCTTCCACACGGGGCGTCCGGTACTCATAAGGTACACGAGGGAAGAGAGTTTTCTTGTGAATACGAAAAGACATCCGCTGATCATCACGTACAAAACTGGAGCAAAAAAAGACGGAACTCTCCAAGCGGTAAAGGTTGATATTGTAGGCGATACTGGAGCCTATGCCTCGTACGGTGAGACAGTATGCCTTAGAGCAGCCATACATGCGACAGGTCCTTATGAGGTGCCAAATGTATACGTAAGAAGCCGAATGTTCTATACCAATAACCAGATCTCAGGTGCCATGAGAGGATTTGGGGTTCCTCAAGTTGCGTTTGCGCATGAATCCCAAATGGATATTTTGGCCGAGCAACTCTCAATAGATCCCCTTTATATAAGGATGAAGAACGGTTTAAGGAAAGGTTCAAAAACCGCCACATCCCAGGTTCTAGAATCGAGTGTGGGATATTTGGAGACCTTAAAAAGAATAGAACCTATTTGGACTGCGAGAAATAGAAAAAAGAACAGGGGATTCGGCTTAGGATCGATGTTTTACGGGATAGGGAACACGGGCATTCCTAACCCGTCTTTTTCAGTCTTAAGACTTAGCGAAGATGGAAAGATTATTCTCTATACGGGAGCTTGCGACATTGGCCAAGGTTCGAATACAGTATTTTTACAGGTCCTGTGTGAGGTAATAGGGATAGAACCGACCGATGTGGAAATAGTGCACGCAGATACTGATTTCACAAAGGATGCGGGCTCAACTTCCGCAAGCAGACAAACTTACATTTCCGGTAGGGCGACTTACAATGCAGCGTTAAAACTGAGGGAATTTTTAGAAGCTGAAGGATTCTACAGAGGCAGAAGTTTAAAGGAAATAGCTAGAAAACATAAAGAATCTGGTAGCTTCGTATTTGAGGGATTTTTCGATCCGCCAACCACACCTTTAGATCCGCAAACATCGGCCGGAAAACCGTACGCCACATACGCCTACGCGACACACATGACAGAAGTTGAAGTCGATAGTGCAGTAGGTTACGTAAAGGTTATCAAGGTCTATGCCGCTCATGATGTGGGATGTGTGATCAACAAAGAAGGCGTAAAAGGACAGATATGCGGAGGAATCGCGATGGGGATAGGTTTTGCTCTAATGGAAGAGTATGTGCCCCAAAGGACAAGATCATTCAGTGACTACTACATCCCGACCTCCCTCGATATGCCGGAAGTGGAGATATTCCTTGTCGAAGATGAGGAACCCACAGGGCCTTTCGGAGCAAAAGGTGTTGGTGAGCCCGCTCTAATACCGCAAGCGGCAAGCATCGTAAACGCGATATACGATGCTACTGGAATACGGCCTTACGAACTCCCCTGCGACATAGAAAGACTGAAACTTTTGATGGAGAAAAAAGGAGGTGCCTAG
- a CDS encoding FAD binding domain-containing protein — protein MEKIRFILNNADCEVWVEKKETLLYTLRERLKIKSVKEGCGIGECGACTVLVDGKAVYSCLTLAKKVKGKHVKTVEYLSSRGLHPLQEAFIKHGAVQCGFCTPGMIISAYALLKKNRNPTLEDIKLAISGNLCRCTGYIQIVEAIASVSKMIEEDEGIDFSESVTKTKDEILFELSEIKELNIVAGGTDLLLRLRGKEMESELLDITCCPDLKGVKEENGKVVIKASTTYDELSESEVLRKYAPSVSFASSKVGSPQIRNMGTIGGNIINASPAADSIPALMIHNALCKLESKKGERTIPLEQFILSPYKTSIEKGELLTQIELEKLEGFKEGYVKVAKREALSISRVSFAYAIKEKDGRFEDVRLAIGSCTPTPFRAKSFEERLIGREKNEKVIKELLSLVFDGILSVSGDRPSFRYKFPVIRDILIRIFT, from the coding sequence GTGGAGAAAATAAGATTCATCCTAAACAATGCTGATTGTGAAGTTTGGGTCGAAAAAAAAGAAACCCTGCTTTACACTTTGAGGGAGAGGCTTAAAATAAAAAGCGTAAAAGAGGGATGTGGGATAGGGGAGTGTGGTGCCTGTACGGTTCTTGTAGATGGAAAAGCCGTCTATTCCTGCCTCACCTTGGCAAAAAAGGTAAAAGGAAAACATGTAAAGACGGTCGAATATTTGTCCAGCCGTGGACTCCATCCCCTTCAGGAAGCATTTATAAAGCACGGGGCTGTCCAGTGCGGTTTTTGTACACCTGGAATGATCATATCTGCCTATGCGCTCCTTAAAAAAAACAGAAATCCTACGCTTGAAGATATAAAACTTGCAATAAGTGGTAATTTGTGTAGGTGTACGGGGTATATACAAATCGTGGAGGCAATAGCAAGCGTATCAAAGATGATCGAAGAGGACGAAGGGATAGATTTCTCCGAAAGTGTAACGAAAACGAAAGATGAGATCCTTTTTGAACTTTCAGAGATAAAAGAACTAAATATCGTGGCAGGAGGTACGGACCTCCTTTTGAGGCTGAGGGGTAAAGAGATGGAGAGTGAACTTCTCGACATAACATGCTGCCCCGATCTAAAAGGAGTGAAAGAGGAAAACGGAAAGGTAGTGATAAAGGCATCGACTACGTATGATGAGCTTTCTGAGAGCGAAGTACTTAGAAAATATGCGCCATCTGTAAGTTTTGCTTCTTCGAAGGTTGGAAGCCCCCAGATAAGGAACATGGGTACCATAGGTGGAAACATCATAAATGCATCACCGGCTGCGGATTCTATACCTGCCCTTATGATTCATAACGCGTTGTGTAAGCTGGAATCCAAAAAAGGCGAAAGGACGATTCCCCTAGAACAATTTATACTCTCACCCTACAAAACTTCTATAGAAAAAGGAGAGCTTTTGACCCAGATAGAACTCGAAAAACTTGAAGGATTTAAGGAAGGGTACGTCAAAGTAGCAAAAAGGGAGGCGCTTTCTATATCGAGGGTCTCTTTTGCCTATGCAATAAAAGAAAAAGACGGAAGATTTGAGGATGTACGGCTTGCGATAGGGTCTTGTACACCTACACCGTTTAGAGCGAAGTCCTTTGAGGAAAGGCTTATAGGAAGGGAAAAAAATGAAAAAGTAATAAAGGAATTACTGAGTTTAGTTTTCGACGGAATACTCAGTGTCTCCGGAGATCGACCGTCATTCAGATACAAGTTTCCCGTAATTAGGGATATTTTGATTCGAATCTTTACTTAA
- a CDS encoding TRAP transporter large permease: MDPVLFGVLGCILVVVLLLLGMPIAFLMMFVGFFGICVLSSFEAALGVLGRTIYEVASHYPYTIIPLFVLMGSFATQAGITAELYDAFDKWLRRLPGGLGIATIGACAGFAAVSGSSVAATAAMGNIALPQMRRFNYHPRLATGVIAAGGTLSFLIPPSLGFVIYGMLTEQSIGKLLVSGILPGMFLALSYMLVVFVQVKINPSLAPKILESVPLGEKIKALKGVWEALLVFFIVMGGIYFGFINPTEAGGLGAFALFVLTLIKRKLTFKGLFTALLEMARISTFVLFLVAGATIFSYFLALSTIPSIVSEWIGSLPLSRYLILIIVILIYLLLGCFLDAVSMMVLTLPVIFPVIVALKFDPIWFGVVAVLMMEAGLITPPVGLNVYTLAGMVKDVPMFEIFKGAAPFLFSIFIVVALVILFPQIALFLPTLMGR; the protein is encoded by the coding sequence ATGGATCCAGTACTTTTCGGTGTTTTGGGATGTATTCTCGTTGTAGTTCTTCTTCTTTTAGGGATGCCTATCGCCTTCCTTATGATGTTTGTCGGATTTTTCGGGATTTGTGTTCTCTCTTCATTCGAGGCAGCACTTGGCGTTCTGGGTAGAACCATATATGAAGTGGCTTCCCACTATCCTTACACCATAATCCCCCTTTTTGTCCTTATGGGAAGTTTTGCTACCCAGGCTGGTATAACGGCAGAACTTTACGATGCCTTTGATAAGTGGCTAAGAAGGTTGCCCGGAGGGCTTGGGATTGCAACAATCGGTGCCTGTGCAGGTTTTGCAGCTGTCAGTGGATCCTCTGTTGCTGCAACAGCAGCTATGGGAAATATTGCCCTTCCGCAAATGAGGAGGTTCAACTACCATCCAAGGCTCGCAACGGGCGTAATAGCAGCGGGAGGTACGCTGAGTTTTCTTATACCACCCAGTCTCGGATTTGTAATTTACGGGATGCTCACAGAGCAATCGATAGGAAAGCTTCTTGTCTCAGGGATTCTCCCCGGAATGTTCCTTGCTCTCTCTTATATGCTCGTTGTCTTTGTGCAAGTTAAAATAAATCCATCCCTTGCCCCGAAGATATTAGAAAGCGTTCCGCTTGGAGAAAAAATTAAGGCACTAAAAGGGGTTTGGGAAGCGCTTCTAGTCTTTTTCATAGTCATGGGGGGAATTTACTTTGGCTTTATAAATCCAACGGAGGCAGGTGGCCTCGGTGCTTTTGCGCTCTTCGTTTTGACCCTCATCAAAAGAAAACTGACGTTCAAAGGGCTATTCACTGCCCTTCTTGAAATGGCAAGAATTTCAACTTTTGTCCTTTTTCTCGTTGCCGGTGCTACGATCTTTAGTTATTTCCTCGCTCTTTCCACAATTCCTAGCATCGTTTCCGAATGGATTGGTTCCCTCCCACTATCGAGGTACCTGATCCTAATAATCGTTATTCTCATTTACCTCCTTCTTGGGTGTTTTCTTGACGCTGTGTCAATGATGGTTCTTACGCTTCCTGTCATATTTCCGGTGATTGTGGCATTAAAATTCGATCCCATCTGGTTTGGGGTTGTAGCAGTTCTCATGATGGAGGCCGGGCTTATTACCCCACCTGTTGGACTAAACGTATATACGCTTGCGGGAATGGTAAAAGACGTACCCATGTTCGAAATATTCAAGGGCGCAGCTCCTTTCCTTTTTTCCATATTTATTGTTGTCGCACTGGTTATTCTTTTTCCCCAAATAGCACTCTTCCTTCCAACACTCATGGGTAGGTAA
- a CDS encoding TRAP transporter small permease, with translation MFFAIPLMFITTFDAMGRSFFSKPLPGAVELCEYMLCVIVLLGAGYTQQIKGHVGVDFVTSRLSPQRRRIIQLITNVLSMIVISILTYQGLTQALEEKTVSDMLRIPQKPFRFLVFVAGLLLLAEFSVEFLRLLRKREEG, from the coding sequence ATGTTCTTTGCCATCCCCCTAATGTTTATCACCACATTTGACGCAATGGGCAGATCCTTCTTTTCCAAACCTCTTCCTGGGGCGGTTGAGCTTTGTGAGTATATGCTCTGTGTTATAGTACTTTTAGGTGCTGGATACACGCAGCAGATAAAAGGCCATGTAGGTGTTGACTTTGTAACAAGCCGACTCTCGCCTCAACGAAGAAGGATAATCCAGTTGATCACAAATGTGCTTTCCATGATTGTAATTTCCATACTCACATATCAGGGACTTACCCAGGCACTGGAAGAGAAGACTGTTTCGGACATGTTAAGGATTCCCCAGAAACCTTTTAGATTTTTAGTCTTCGTTGCCGGATTACTTCTTTTGGCGGAATTCTCCGTGGAATTTTTACGTCTCTTAAGGAAAAGAGAAGAGGGGTAG
- a CDS encoding TRAP transporter substrate-binding protein: protein MGIKNHKKHGKGEKDMCDTCNITRRDFLRTIFVGGAALGLGLFDGGIKVLNAQTTNIRFSTWHPPVGREVKTVWVPMLEELKRRSGGKIAYTMYAGAALGKGPEHYDIVAKGLSDMGYFTATWTPGRFPLTDVLSLAVWIDGKDIAADIGNAVYQRILKDEFKDVKIIELNGCIQSFIWTKKPISKLADLKGLKIRSPGGHQTHYIKALGAEPVFMPLGEVYMAMETGTVDGLVTCPPLIEGFKLYEVAKHATILTFGCVSEGVAINLKFWERLPDDQKKLIEEVCSNPFRTTGGLTREVYKEIMKNIAAHGVKFVELSKAEASEWYKRFQDVTRAWVRDLEAKGLPARKAVAIMNEECEKRGIELVACPPEFKKL, encoded by the coding sequence ATGGGCATAAAAAATCATAAAAAACATGGAAAGGGGGAAAAAGACATGTGTGATACTTGTAATATTACGAGAAGAGACTTTTTAAGGACAATTTTCGTTGGCGGGGCCGCCTTAGGTTTAGGGTTATTCGATGGAGGGATAAAGGTTTTAAACGCCCAGACGACAAATATCAGGTTCAGCACCTGGCATCCTCCTGTGGGAAGGGAGGTAAAGACTGTTTGGGTTCCCATGCTTGAAGAATTGAAAAGGAGGAGCGGAGGAAAAATCGCATATACCATGTATGCTGGAGCGGCGCTGGGTAAAGGTCCGGAGCATTATGACATAGTTGCCAAGGGGCTTTCGGATATGGGTTATTTTACGGCGACGTGGACGCCAGGAAGGTTCCCTTTAACGGATGTTCTATCTTTAGCTGTATGGATTGATGGAAAGGACATAGCGGCCGATATTGGTAACGCCGTTTATCAAAGGATTTTAAAAGACGAATTCAAGGATGTAAAGATCATAGAGCTTAATGGATGCATCCAGTCTTTTATCTGGACAAAGAAGCCCATATCTAAACTCGCTGATCTTAAAGGTCTAAAGATCAGGTCCCCCGGGGGCCACCAGACCCATTATATTAAAGCTTTAGGGGCTGAGCCCGTTTTTATGCCACTTGGTGAGGTCTATATGGCTATGGAGACTGGGACCGTAGATGGACTTGTGACTTGTCCTCCGCTTATCGAAGGCTTTAAGCTCTATGAAGTTGCAAAGCACGCAACTATTCTAACTTTTGGATGTGTTTCTGAAGGTGTTGCGATTAACCTTAAGTTCTGGGAGAGGCTTCCGGATGATCAGAAAAAGTTAATAGAGGAAGTCTGTTCAAATCCTTTCAGAACAACAGGAGGCCTGACGAGAGAAGTTTATAAGGAGATAATGAAGAATATCGCTGCGCATGGTGTGAAGTTCGTCGAACTTTCAAAGGCAGAAGCCAGCGAGTGGTACAAAAGATTCCAGGACGTAACAAGAGCATGGGTAAGGGATCTTGAGGCAAAAGGGCTTCCTGCAAGAAAGGCTGTGGCGATAATGAATGAAGAGTGTGAGAAAAGGGGTATTGAACTTGTAGCCTGTCCGCCCGAGTTTAAGAAACTTTAA
- a CDS encoding aldehyde dehydrogenase family protein — MGFFDGLKDHYGRLKFFINGEWVESKSNEVFYDTDPGKGEEIAEVPIATEEEVEYAIESAYQAFKKWREVPFRDRADYINRLRAKFEERHEALSKILSQDHGRAIRDSRGTLDRVIENIESASGALYSFYKGEYVQQLAQGIDCYMLWEPVGVFLIITPGNIPMHAWSSFVPYALACGCTVVVSPSWQCPLASEAVFRACDEVGLPKGVLNLIHIGKKFELNHRIITDKRIAGLGFIGSSAVGKMLYDLCGKLGKRASINGNGKNYIVVEEDANIDEACVYLLRGCFGMSGQRCLGSDNVVIIGKIYEELKEKFVEAAKRMKVGYGLLEETEMGPMTTEENKKRVINFIEKGVEEGAKLILDGRGLKVEGYEKGYFLGPTIFEDVHPDMEIAKIESFGPVANLMRASSLDEAIEWINSKTEYGHSACLITESGRKARKFVKECNVGNIGINVGIPQPYAFFPLGSKKESFYGIAKSRFDSVRLFLDQKTVTVRWA, encoded by the coding sequence ATGGGATTTTTTGATGGTTTAAAGGATCATTACGGAAGGCTTAAATTCTTCATAAACGGTGAATGGGTCGAATCGAAATCGAATGAAGTATTCTACGATACGGATCCTGGAAAAGGAGAAGAGATCGCAGAAGTACCAATCGCTACTGAAGAAGAGGTGGAGTATGCGATCGAATCCGCGTACCAGGCTTTCAAAAAATGGAGGGAAGTTCCCTTCAGAGACAGGGCTGACTATATAAACAGACTTCGGGCCAAATTTGAAGAACGGCACGAAGCGCTCTCGAAAATCCTCTCCCAGGACCACGGAAGGGCCATTAGGGACTCAAGGGGAACGTTGGATAGGGTTATCGAAAACATAGAATCGGCATCAGGTGCACTATATAGCTTTTATAAGGGAGAATACGTTCAGCAACTTGCGCAAGGAATAGACTGTTACATGCTCTGGGAGCCTGTTGGCGTTTTTCTCATAATAACACCAGGAAACATACCGATGCATGCATGGTCCTCCTTTGTACCATACGCTTTGGCTTGCGGCTGCACTGTTGTGGTGTCACCGAGTTGGCAGTGTCCTCTCGCTTCGGAGGCCGTATTTAGGGCATGTGATGAAGTAGGCTTGCCTAAGGGAGTATTAAATTTAATCCACATCGGGAAGAAATTTGAACTTAATCACAGAATAATAACTGACAAAAGGATAGCGGGTTTGGGATTCATAGGTTCGTCCGCAGTTGGGAAGATGCTGTATGATCTTTGCGGAAAGCTAGGTAAAAGAGCATCCATAAACGGAAACGGAAAAAATTACATAGTCGTGGAGGAGGATGCCAATATCGATGAGGCTTGTGTCTATCTTTTGAGGGGCTGTTTCGGTATGTCCGGACAGAGGTGCCTTGGATCGGACAACGTCGTAATTATAGGGAAGATTTACGAAGAACTCAAAGAAAAGTTTGTGGAGGCGGCAAAAAGGATGAAAGTCGGATACGGACTTTTGGAAGAGACTGAGATGGGACCTATGACGACGGAAGAGAATAAAAAGAGAGTGATAAACTTTATCGAAAAGGGGGTGGAAGAGGGAGCAAAACTTATCCTTGACGGAAGGGGCTTAAAAGTTGAAGGTTATGAAAAGGGTTACTTTTTAGGGCCAACGATCTTTGAGGATGTTCATCCCGACATGGAGATCGCAAAGATTGAATCTTTTGGTCCTGTTGCAAACCTTATGCGGGCAAGCTCTCTAGATGAGGCCATAGAGTGGATAAACTCAAAGACCGAGTACGGACATTCTGCCTGCCTTATAACGGAAAGTGGAAGAAAGGCACGGAAATTTGTAAAGGAGTGTAATGTCGGCAATATAGGAATAAATGTAGGTATTCCGCAGCCATATGCGTTCTTTCCTCTGGGCTCGAAGAAGGAATCGTTTTATGGGATTGCGAAATCTAGATTCGATTCGGTACGGCTCTTTCTCGATCAAAAGACAGTTACAGTAAGATGGGCATAA
- a CDS encoding cupin domain-containing protein produces MVDLGMKLRQLREAKGLTLRELSLRVGCTPAFISQVENGKTEPSISTLKKIASALGVNIVDFFMDNVNDEDVVTKEEDRIDIHLKRWDAKIQSLVKNVTNKRMQPFYTVIKPGGGSHGMYSHDGEEFGFVIKGEMVLRLNDKTHIIRQGESFYFSSRIPHDWVNEGKEEVHIIWVITPPTF; encoded by the coding sequence ATGGTAGACCTCGGAATGAAGTTACGGCAACTTAGGGAAGCCAAAGGCCTTACGTTACGGGAGTTATCGTTGCGGGTTGGTTGTACGCCTGCGTTTATTTCCCAAGTCGAGAATGGAAAAACTGAGCCTTCGATATCCACGTTGAAAAAGATAGCAAGCGCACTGGGCGTAAATATAGTCGATTTCTTTATGGATAATGTGAATGATGAAGATGTGGTTACGAAAGAAGAGGATAGAATTGATATCCATCTTAAAAGGTGGGATGCGAAGATCCAGTCTCTCGTCAAAAATGTAACAAACAAGAGAATGCAACCTTTCTACACCGTAATAAAACCGGGGGGTGGTTCACACGGGATGTACTCTCATGACGGCGAGGAGTTCGGCTTCGTTATAAAAGGGGAGATGGTACTAAGACTAAATGATAAAACACACATCATAAGGCAGGGGGAAAGTTTTTACTTTTCGTCTAGGATTCCCCACGATTGGGTAAATGAGGGGAAAGAGGAAGTCCACATAATATGGGTTATTACTCCACCGACCTTCTGA
- a CDS encoding metallophosphoesterase, translating into MRILERESYEKEAIFVGYLGYSWMAFIFLFFSSSVIFDLSIVVFGILQKRRIFSIPRLEFLVPLFFSLVLVIYGFFEAKEVKIERLVLKTEKLPKDTISVRIVQISDLHLGIMTKDRDLEECLKKINHLKPDILVATGDIVDGHPDKINRFVESFLSIKPTYGKFAVTGNHEYYIGLDGAKVFFEKAGFKLLANESERIRNGISIVGIDDLYSSAGLERALLENLNPNDFKILIKHRPIVIEDCVGLFDIQLSGHTHGGQIFPFSLITRAFFKHISGHKILGRGSHLYVSRGLGTWGPPIRFLAPPEITVIDLEKTS; encoded by the coding sequence ATGAGGATCTTAGAGAGAGAAAGTTACGAGAAAGAAGCGATCTTTGTTGGATATTTGGGTTACTCATGGATGGCGTTCATTTTTCTCTTTTTCTCTTCCTCAGTCATCTTCGATCTTTCTATTGTCGTTTTTGGTATCTTACAGAAAAGACGCATATTTTCCATTCCTAGGCTCGAGTTTCTTGTCCCCCTTTTTTTTTCTCTCGTCCTTGTAATTTACGGGTTTTTCGAGGCAAAAGAAGTAAAAATCGAAAGGCTTGTTTTAAAAACTGAAAAACTGCCAAAAGATACCATATCCGTACGAATCGTTCAGATATCGGACCTTCATCTAGGTATAATGACGAAGGATCGCGACCTAGAGGAGTGTCTAAAAAAGATAAACCATCTAAAACCTGATATCCTTGTCGCGACAGGGGATATAGTTGATGGACATCCTGATAAGATTAATCGTTTCGTTGAGTCTTTCTTATCCATCAAACCGACATACGGCAAATTCGCGGTTACTGGAAACCATGAGTACTATATTGGTTTGGATGGAGCAAAGGTATTTTTTGAAAAAGCGGGCTTCAAGCTCTTAGCGAACGAATCCGAAAGGATAAGGAATGGGATATCAATCGTTGGTATCGATGATCTATATTCAAGCGCGGGGCTTGAGAGAGCGCTTCTTGAAAATCTGAATCCTAACGATTTTAAGATTCTTATCAAGCATAGACCGATTGTAATCGAAGATTGTGTGGGACTATTCGACATTCAGCTTTCCGGACATACACATGGTGGTCAGATCTTTCCCTTTTCTCTTATAACTCGTGCATTTTTTAAACACATAAGTGGACATAAGATTCTCGGCAGAGGCTCTCACCTTTACGTTTCGAGAGGACTCGGTACATGGGGTCCTCCGATTAGATTTTTGGCCCCACCCGAGATAACTGTGATAGATTTGGAAAAAACCTCTTGA